Proteins from a genomic interval of Acinonyx jubatus isolate Ajub_Pintada_27869175 chromosome B4, VMU_Ajub_asm_v1.0, whole genome shotgun sequence:
- the DNAJC22 gene encoding dnaJ homolog subfamily C member 22, whose product MAKGLLVTYALWAVGGPAGLHHLYLGRDTHALLWMLTLGGGGLGWLWEFWKLPSFVAQANRPQRQRQSSVGRTPPLSFIRFVAQVTVGIYFGLVALISLSFMANFYIVGLPLAVGLGVLLVAAVGNQTSDFKNTLGAAFLISPIFYGRPIAILPISLAASITAQKHRRYKTSVGSETLSVRLYRLGLAYLAFTGPLAYSTFCNTAATLSYVAETLGSFLSWFSFFPLLGRIIESVFLLPYRIWRLLVGDPGFSNNSFREWEKLYEFVNSFQDEKRQLAYQVLSVSEGATNEEIHRRYRELVKIWHPDHNRHQTEEAQRHFLEIQAAYEALSQPRKPKGSWR is encoded by the exons GGGGAGGGACACTCATGCACTGCTCTGGATGCTTACCCTGGGGGGTGGCGGGCTGGGCTGGCTCTGGGAATTCTGGAAGCTCCCGAGCTTTGTAGCTCAGGCCAACAGAccccagaggcagaggcagagctcAGTAGGGAGGACACCCCCTCTCAGTTTCATTCGCTTTGTCGCCCAGGTGACAGTGGGCATCTATTTTGGCCTGGTGGCTCTCATTAGCCTTTCTTTCATGGCCAACTTCTATATTGTGGGCCTCCCACTGGCAGTTGGCTTAGGGGTCTTGCTTGTGGCTGCTGTTGGCAACCAGACCTCAGACTTTAAGAATACACTAGGGGCAGCATTTCTTATTTCCCCTATCTTCTACGGCCGCCCCATAGCCATCCTTCCCATCAGCTTGGCTGCCAGCATCACAGCCCAGAAGCATCGCCGCTATAAGACTTCAGTTGGGTCAGAGACACTCAGTGTCCGGCTCTACCGTCTGGGCTTGGCTTACCTTGCTTTCACAGGCCCACTAGCCTATAGCACCTTCTGCAACACAGCAGCCACCCTTAGCTATGTGGCAGAGACCCTTGGCTCCTTTTTGAGTTGGTTCagcttcttccccctccttggCCGCATCATAGAGTCTGTCTTCCTTCTGCCTTACCGGATCTGGAGGCTGCTGGTGGGGGATCCTGGTTTCAGCAACAACTCCTTCCGTGAGTGGGAGAAGCTCTATGAGTTTGTTAACAGTTTTCAGGATGAGAAGCGTCAGCTGGCTTACCAG GTTTTGAGTGTCTCAGAGGGggcaacaaatgaagaaatacatcGAAGATACCGGGAGCTAGTGAAGATCTGGCACCCTGATCACAACCGACACCAGACAGAGGAGGCTCAGAGGCACTTCCTGGAGATCCAGGCTGCATATGAAGCCCTGAGTCAGCCCAGAAAGCCCAAGGGATCCTGGAGGTGA